One Pyrus communis chromosome 4, drPyrComm1.1, whole genome shotgun sequence genomic region harbors:
- the LOC137732861 gene encoding uncharacterized protein: MSNKAKGEQGKDKKNGPKSPKGKGKQVNDYGDVEDNDSDEDYEEVFKDSMYEQNEKDDITLKDEKDEEVFEGYVDHVEGDNAENLEIHKEFDGEGPIDPRISTSSNSSESEANIVGVKRTRPYPSGETFWKWFLEILREDLKIENSHSYVFMMDKQKGLIDVVDQLFPNAEHRHCLKNLYANFNKDHKGLTLKLQMESIARATTLPWFDEMKRMLNLHEPSHTWPSKRNPSQWARSHFRAEFKCDILLNDLSKAFNRSILNARDKLVLTMLERVKMYIMLLMASRRESIEKWHDQLGPRATKVSEENKRKGQWCISKHAGQNKFQVRQEHRRVFVVNLNAHTCGCRSWDISGIPCQYACSAVSRFHGNPTDYVDDYSKK, encoded by the exons ATGAGTAACAAAGCTAAAGGAGAGCAAGGGAAAGACAAGAAAAATGGCCCTAAATCTCCTAAGGGCAAGGGAAAACAAGTAAATGATTATGGTGATGTTGAAGACAACGACAGTGATGAAGATTATGAAGAGGTTTTTAAAGACTCAATGTATGAACAAAATGAGAAAGATGACATAACACTTAAAGACGAGAAAGATGAAGAGGTTTTTGAAGGTTACGTGGACCATGTTGAAGGTGACAATGCAGAAAACTTAGAAATACATAAGGAGTTCGATGGAGAAGGCCCTATTGATCCAAGAATCAGTACCTCATCAAATTCAAGTGAGAGTGAAGCAAACATTGTGGGTGTGAAAAGAACAAGGCCCTACCCAAGTGGAGAGACTTT TTGGAAGTGGTTTTTGGAGATTTTGAGAGAAGATTTGAAGATAGAGAACAGTCATAGCTACGTTTTTATGATGGACAAGCAAAAAGGGTTAATTGATGTTGTAGATCAATTATTTCCAAATGCAGAACATAGGCATTGCCTTAAGAACTTATATGCAAATTTCAACAAGGATCATAAGGGTTTGACATTAAAGCTACAAATGGAATCCATAGCAAGAGCTACTACACTACCCTGGTTTGACGAGATGAAGAGGATGCTTAACTTACATGAACCTTCACATACATGGCCATCTAAGAGGAATCCAAGTCAATGGGCTAGATCACACTTCAGGGCGGAGTTTAAGTGTGACATCCTGCTAAATGACCTATCAAAAGCATTCAACAGGTCCATTTTGAATGCTAGAGACAAACTTGTGTTAACGATGTTGGAAAGAGTCAAAATGTACATCATGTTATTAATGGCATCAAGGAGAGAATCTATAGAAAAGTGGCATGATCAATTGGGTCCAAGAGCGACCAAAGTTTcggaagaaaacaaaagaaaggggCAGTGGTGCATTTCAAAGCATGCAGGGCAAAATAAGTTTCAAGTCCGGCAAGAACATAGAAGGGTGTTTGTGGTTAACTTGAATGCCCACACTTGTGGTTGTAGATCATGGGATATTTCTGGGATTCCTTGCCAATATGCTTGTTCTGCAGTTAGTAGATTCCATGGCAATCCTACAGACTATGTTGATGATTACTCAAAAAAATAA
- the LOC137731955 gene encoding protein FLX-like 4 isoform X1: MSGRRKIPSSFERRPIQSPGMMRHGPLPGSGPTTGHQSFESLTHPELLENKIAYQAAEIKQLAGDNNRLAASHVDLRRDLVAAEEDVERLKAHMRSIQTESDIQIRVLLDKIAKREADIKAGEGLKKELQKAHMEAQSLFIARQELTIKIQQAKEELQKARLDVQKLPDLNAELDSLRQEHQRLRSTFEYEKDLNTEQVVQMKAMEKKLIGMAREVERLRDEVLNSEKREHVLAPNTHTGGYTNPDLHFPRNIQGGSANFDGYGRPYVSFSIRPPRDGIVPYGSSSNVAAGVGIPTAGGGAIWGAAYDSSLDAAAPSSGVGAVWRGAYDSALSQ; encoded by the exons ATGTCAGGGAGACGAAAAATACCATCATCTTTTGAGCGACGTCCCATTCAATCTCCAGGTATGATGCGGCATGGTCCATTGCCCGGGTCAGGGCCTACAACTGGCCACCAATCATTTGAGTCACTAACCCATCCTGAACTATTGGAAAATAAAATTGCATATCAAGCAGCAGAGATAAAACAACTGGCAGGAGACAATAATAGATTGGCAGCTTCTCATGTGGATTTAAGGCGGGATCTTGTAGCTGCAGAGGAGGATGTAGAAAGACTCAAGGCACACATGAGAAGCATCCAGACTGAGAGTGACATTCAGATCCGGGTTTTGCTTGATAAGATTGCAAAACGGGAAGCAGACATAAAGGCTGGTGAGGGTTTGAAGAAGGAATTGCAAAAGGCTCACATGGAAGCACAGAGCTTGTTTATAGCACGACAAGAGCTGACCATTAAAATTCAACAGGCCAAAGAGGAATTACAGAAAGCTCGACTGGATGTTCAGAAACTACCAGATTTGAATGCTGAACTTGACAGCTTGAGGCAAGAACACCAGAGGCTGCG TTCTACTTTTGAATATGAGAAGGATTTAAACACAGAGCAAGTTGTGCAAATGAAAGCAATGGAGAAGAAGCTAATTGGGATGGCTAGAGAAGTAGAAAGGTTGCGTGACGAGGTCCTGAATTCCGAGAAGAGAGAACATG TTCTAGCGCCAAACACACATACTGGTGGTTACACAAATCCAGATTTGCATTTCCCACGTAATATCCAAGGTGGTAGTGCGAATTTTGATGGTTATGGGAGGCCTTATGTTTCTTTCAGTATTCGGCCACCAAGAGATGGAATAGTTCCATACGGCAGCAGCAGCAACGTAGCTGCTGGTGTAGGTATCCCAACTGCTGGTGGTGGTGCTATTTGGGGAGCAGCTTATGATTCCTCGCTTGATGCAGCTGCCCCTAGCTCTGGGGTTGGTGCTGTTTGGAGAGGTGCATATGATTCTGCGCTTTCTCAATAG
- the LOC137731955 gene encoding protein FLX-like 4 isoform X2 encodes MMRHGPLPGSGPTTGHQSFESLTHPELLENKIAYQAAEIKQLAGDNNRLAASHVDLRRDLVAAEEDVERLKAHMRSIQTESDIQIRVLLDKIAKREADIKAGEGLKKELQKAHMEAQSLFIARQELTIKIQQAKEELQKARLDVQKLPDLNAELDSLRQEHQRLRSTFEYEKDLNTEQVVQMKAMEKKLIGMAREVERLRDEVLNSEKREHVLAPNTHTGGYTNPDLHFPRNIQGGSANFDGYGRPYVSFSIRPPRDGIVPYGSSSNVAAGVGIPTAGGGAIWGAAYDSSLDAAAPSSGVGAVWRGAYDSALSQ; translated from the exons ATGATGCGGCATGGTCCATTGCCCGGGTCAGGGCCTACAACTGGCCACCAATCATTTGAGTCACTAACCCATCCTGAACTATTGGAAAATAAAATTGCATATCAAGCAGCAGAGATAAAACAACTGGCAGGAGACAATAATAGATTGGCAGCTTCTCATGTGGATTTAAGGCGGGATCTTGTAGCTGCAGAGGAGGATGTAGAAAGACTCAAGGCACACATGAGAAGCATCCAGACTGAGAGTGACATTCAGATCCGGGTTTTGCTTGATAAGATTGCAAAACGGGAAGCAGACATAAAGGCTGGTGAGGGTTTGAAGAAGGAATTGCAAAAGGCTCACATGGAAGCACAGAGCTTGTTTATAGCACGACAAGAGCTGACCATTAAAATTCAACAGGCCAAAGAGGAATTACAGAAAGCTCGACTGGATGTTCAGAAACTACCAGATTTGAATGCTGAACTTGACAGCTTGAGGCAAGAACACCAGAGGCTGCG TTCTACTTTTGAATATGAGAAGGATTTAAACACAGAGCAAGTTGTGCAAATGAAAGCAATGGAGAAGAAGCTAATTGGGATGGCTAGAGAAGTAGAAAGGTTGCGTGACGAGGTCCTGAATTCCGAGAAGAGAGAACATG TTCTAGCGCCAAACACACATACTGGTGGTTACACAAATCCAGATTTGCATTTCCCACGTAATATCCAAGGTGGTAGTGCGAATTTTGATGGTTATGGGAGGCCTTATGTTTCTTTCAGTATTCGGCCACCAAGAGATGGAATAGTTCCATACGGCAGCAGCAGCAACGTAGCTGCTGGTGTAGGTATCCCAACTGCTGGTGGTGGTGCTATTTGGGGAGCAGCTTATGATTCCTCGCTTGATGCAGCTGCCCCTAGCTCTGGGGTTGGTGCTGTTTGGAGAGGTGCATATGATTCTGCGCTTTCTCAATAG
- the LOC137731940 gene encoding cytochrome c oxidase subunit 6b-2: MAEIELKTAPADFRFPTTNQTRHCFTRYIEFHRCVSAKGEESNECEKFAKYYRSLCPGEWIEKWDEQRAGGTFPGPL, encoded by the exons ATGGCCGAG ATTGAGCTGAAAACAGCACCTGCTGATTTTCGATTCCCCACAACCAACCAAACTAGGCACTGTTTCACGCGTTACATTGAATTTCATAG GTGCGTCTCAGCAAAGGGTGAAGAATCGAATGAATGTGAGAAATTTGCCAAATATTACCGCTCTCTCTGCCCTGGTGAATGG ATTGAGAAGTGGGACGAGCAGAGGGCGGGTGGAACTTTCCCAGGTCCTCTATAA